The Deinococcus aerolatus DNA window ACCACCGCGTACGGCACCACCGGAATCAGGTGTGCCAATACCACGCCGGGGCGCGTGTCGGCCAGGCCCAGACGGATGAACATCACCTGAATGCCCATCACGCTGGCAAAGGAAGGCAACACCAGCGGCGCAAGCAGCAGCGCCGAGAGCCGCCCGCGTTTCTTGACCTGACCCAGGCCCAGGACGCGAGCTGCCGGCAGCGCGATGGCTGTGCCCAGCACCGCCGTGACGGTCGCCACCCACACGCTGCCCCACAACGCGGACCACACCTGGGAGGTGGGGGCAAACACCGACTGCCACGCCCGCAAGCTCCACTCTGTGGGCAGCGCCGCCGGGTAATACCAGCGCCCCGCCACCGACCAGAGGACCAGCAGCGCGAGCGGCAGCGTGGCCGAGACGCCCAGCCCCACGCCGAGGGTGACTTTCAGGCTGCGGTTCATCCGCCGCGCCCCCCCTGCGCCCGCACATAGGCCCATACCAGCGCCCCGCCCAGCGCCGCCACCACCATGCTGATGGCCAGCGCCGAGGCCCGCGCCGTCAGATCGGTATCGGTGAAGGCGCGGTAGGCCAGCACGGGCAGCGTGGTGGG harbors:
- a CDS encoding ABC transporter permease; amino-acid sequence: MNRSLKVTLGVGLGVSATLPLALLVLWSVAGRWYYPAALPTEWSLRAWQSVFAPTSQVWSALWGSVWVATVTAVLGTAIALPAARVLGLGQVKKRGRLSALLLAPLVLPSFASVMGIQVMFIRLGLADTRPGVVLAHLIPVVPYAVVLLSGVFGSYDTRLEVVARSLGANRWQVFWRVTLPVVMPGVLVSVLFAFLVSWSEYLLTLIVGGGQVLTLPLLLFSAVQGGDYAITGALSLLYIAPTLLVFALIAPRVQGWRT